A stretch of DNA from Vibrio gallaecicus:
AATGCAACGTCACTTCATCGAAGCAATCGTTAAAGAAAAGATCAACCCAGCTGGCGCACCAACATTTGCACCTGTTGCAAACAACGAAGGTGAAGACCTAGTATTCAACGCAACTTTTGAAATCTACCCAGAAGTTGAGCTAAAAGGCCTAGAAAACATCACTGTTGAAAAACCAGCAGTAGAAGTTAACGAAGCTGACGTTGAAGAGATGATCGAAACTCTACGTAAGCAACAAGCAACCTGGACTGAAGTTGAAGCTGCTGCTGACGCTGGTTCTCGTGCAACTATCGATTTCATCGGCTCTATCGACGGCGAAGAATTCGAAGGTGGTAAAGCTGAGAACTTCCCACTAGAAATGGGTGCTGGCCGTATGATTCCTGGTTTTGAAGACGGTATCGTTGGCAAAACTGCAGGTATGGAATTCGAAATCGAAGTAAACTTCCCAGAAGATTACCACGCTGAAAACCTAAAAGGTAAAGCAGCTAAGTTCACAATCAAACTGAACAAAGTTGAGTCTCGTGAGCTTCCAGAACTAAACGAAGAATTCGTTGCTAAGTTCGGCGCAACTAACGGCGTTGAAGGTCTTAAAGCTGAAGTTCGTAAGAATATGGAACGTGAGCTTAAGCAAGCAGTTAAAAACCGCATCAAAGAGCAAGCTCTTGACGGTCTAGTCAACGAAAACAACATCGATGTACCTTCTGCACTAGTTGACCAAGAAATTGGTGTTCTACGTCAGCAAGCTGCACAACGTTTCGGTGGCAACACTGAAGCTGCTGACCAACTTCCACGTGAGCTGTTCGAAGAGCAAGCTAAACGTCGCGTAGTTGTAGGTCTTCTTCTTGGTGAAGTAATCAAGTCTGAAGAGCTAAAAGCTGACGATGAGAAAGTTAAAGCTATCATCGAAGAAATGGCTACAGCATACGAAGATCCAACAGAAGTTATTGCTTACTACGAGCAAAACGAGCAAATGATGAACAACATGCGCAACGTTGCTCTAGAAGAGCAAGCTATTGATGCAATCATCGCTAAAGCTCAAGTTTCTGATAAAGAAGTTAGC
This window harbors:
- the tig gene encoding trigger factor produces the protein MQVTVETLEGLERRLNITVPAANIEDAVTAELRNIAKNRRFDGFRKGKVPMKMVAKMYGKAVRQDVMGEVMQRHFIEAIVKEKINPAGAPTFAPVANNEGEDLVFNATFEIYPEVELKGLENITVEKPAVEVNEADVEEMIETLRKQQATWTEVEAAADAGSRATIDFIGSIDGEEFEGGKAENFPLEMGAGRMIPGFEDGIVGKTAGMEFEIEVNFPEDYHAENLKGKAAKFTIKLNKVESRELPELNEEFVAKFGATNGVEGLKAEVRKNMERELKQAVKNRIKEQALDGLVNENNIDVPSALVDQEIGVLRQQAAQRFGGNTEAADQLPRELFEEQAKRRVVVGLLLGEVIKSEELKADDEKVKAIIEEMATAYEDPTEVIAYYEQNEQMMNNMRNVALEEQAIDAIIAKAQVSDKEVSFNELMNQQPA